From a single Arachis hypogaea cultivar Tifrunner chromosome 3, arahy.Tifrunner.gnm2.J5K5, whole genome shotgun sequence genomic region:
- the LOC112790334 gene encoding glutaredoxin-C4 — MAASARFTAAMVVLALGTSLFHCTEASAPSVGEFVHTTINSHTVVIFSKSYCPYCRRAKSVFKELNQDAHVVELDERDDGSKIQDILNNIVGRRTVPQVFINGKHLGGSDDTVEAYESGRLAKLLGIETKGHDDL; from the exons ATGGCGGCATCTGCGAGATTCACGGCGGCAATGGTAGTGCTAGCTCTAGGAACTTCTCTCTTCCATTGCACCGAAGCTTCAGCTCCTTCTGTGGGTGAGTTCGTCCACACCACCATCAATTCTCACACTGTCGTTATCTTCTCCAAGTCCTATTGCCC GTACTGCAGAAGAGCAAAGTCTGTTTTTAAAGAGTTGAACCAGGACGCACATGTTGTTGAGCTTGATGAGAGAG ATGATGGCTCAAAGATTCAGGATATCTTGAATAATATCGTTGGAAGGCGAACTGTCCCACAAGTTTTCATCAACGGAAAGCACCTTGGCGGCTCAGATG ATACTGTCGAAGCTTATGAGAGTGGCCGTCTGGCTAAGCTTCTTGGAATTGAGACGAAGGGTCACGATGATCTCTGA